CGCTGTTGGCGGCGTGCACGATCGCCGGCCGGCGCGGCAGGCTCGCCAGCGCGCCCTGGAACCGCTGCCACTGCTCTTTCACAGACGCCGGATCGCTCTGGGCGGAATGGAAGTGGGTGAAGACGCCCTCCAGGCCCGCCGCGTCACTGAACTCCCGCGACCGCTCCGCGAAAGCTTCCCACCAGATCCCGCCGCGGCCCATGCCCGTGTCCACCTGAACGTGGAAGGGCTGGTCCCCGGCCAGCGCGCGCCACGCGCGCACCTGCGCGACGCCGTCCAGCGCGGGCGTGAGATCGTGTTTGGCGACATCCGCGAGCGCCTCGGTGACAGGGGTGAAAACAACGATGCGGCGGGTGATCCCCGCGGCGCGCAGCTCGGCGCCCTCTTCTGGCGTGGCGACGCCGTAGCCCCACGGGTCGAGCGATTCGAGCGCGCGTGCCACGGGCGCTGCGCCGAGGCCGTAGGCATTGGCCTTCACCATCGGCAGCAGGCGCGCGCCCGCCGCGCGGGTCGCCACCGTCTTTGCGTTGGACACCAGCGCGCCCAAGTCCACTTCGATCCAGGTGCGGGCCGGGTCCGTCAGATTGCTCTCGGGTCGCAAAGTGAGTAGCGTACCCGGGAAGGGGGCTAAATGCAAGGAGAATCGGGGTTTGGCGATGTGCTGGACCTGGTCCGGGACCTCAGGAAGCGGTGCGATTTCGACCGGGCGCTGACGCTCGACACGCTCCGACCCTACCTCCGCGAAGAGGTGGCCGAGCTGGAGGACGCCATAGACCACGGCGACCAAGCGAAGATCATGGGCGAGCTGGGCGACCTGCTGCTACACTGCGCCTTCCAGGTGGTGCTCGCCGAAGAGCGCGGCGCATTTGATATATCAAGTGTCACCCAACGGCTCGTCACGAAGATGAAGGCGCGCCACCCGCATCTTTACGC
This genomic stretch from Gemmatimonadales bacterium harbors:
- the alr gene encoding alanine racemase → MRPESNLTDPARTWIEVDLGALVSNAKTVATRAAGARLLPMVKANAYGLGAAPVARALESLDPWGYGVATPEEGAELRAAGITRRIVVFTPVTEALADVAKHDLTPALDGVAQVRAWRALAGDQPFHVQVDTGMGRGGIWWEAFAERSREFSDAAGLEGVFTHFHSAQSDPASVKEQWQRFQGALASLPRRPAIVHAANSAAALGFPEVAADLVRPGIFLYGGLAGVQRPQPVVTWRARVSGVEWREAGMTVSYGATFTARTRISLSAIAAGYADGVDHKLSNVGAVLISGRRLPIAGRVTMDTTMAWSGEWAPEEGAVAILIGKDGEEEITLDEMATAAGTISYEVLTRIGARVERRYR